A DNA window from Caretta caretta isolate rCarCar2 chromosome 7, rCarCar1.hap1, whole genome shotgun sequence contains the following coding sequences:
- the DENND10 gene encoding DENN domain-containing protein 10 isoform X2, which translates to MAEPEIQLLLGVGLIEKDTNGDTLWVWCYPSTTAEMRDLLLRKCCLTDENKLLHTFVFGQYRRSWFYITTVEVQDSSVLKKVTHFSIVLTAKDFNPEKYAAFTRILCRIYLKHGSPVKMMESYIAVLTKGICQSEENGSFLSKDFDARKAYLADIVSQFGMETVILFTALMLKKRIVVYHPRIEVIQEFTRTLPALVWHRQDWSILHSYVHLNDDELEALKTCTGYIAGFIDSKVSNRPDLYDVYVNLADSEITISQQAKEAMTMGKLHKEIGQLIVQSAEDPDKSDSQVIKDISLKTKEILTNLASFTEVSDDGEKPTLNFESLKQKRYPPATENFLYHLAAAEQMLKI; encoded by the exons ATGGCAGAGCCGGAGATTCAGCTGCTGCTAGGCGTGGGGCTGATTG AAAAAGACACCAATGGAGATACTCTGTGGGTATGGTGTTATCCTTCCACCACAGCTGAAATGAGGGATCTATTGCTGAGAAAATGCTGCCTTACAGATGAAAATAAACTGCTTCACACCTTTGTATTTGGCCAGTATAGAAGATCATGGTTCTATATCACAACAGTGGAAGTTCAAGATTCTTCAGTCTTGAAAAAG GTGACTCACTTTTCTATTGTTCTGACTGCCAAAGATTTTAACCCGGAGAAATATGCAGCCTTCACTAGGATATTGTGTAG AATCTACCTGAAGCATGGAAGTCCAGTTAAAATGATGGAGAGTTACATTGCAGTTCTTACAAAGGGGATCTGCCAGAGTGAAGAAAATGGATCGTTCCTCAGCAAAGATTTTGATGCCCGAAAGGCTTACCTTGCAG ATATAGTATCTCAGTTTGGTATGGAAACAGTTATCCTATTCACTGCACTGATGTTAAAGAAAAGAATTGTTGTATATCACCCAAGAATAGAAGTCATCCAGGAGTTTACCAG GACTCTACCTGCTTTAGTGTGGCATCGACAGGACTGGTCAATTCTTCATTCGTATGTTCATCTAAATGATGATGAACTGGAAGCATTAAAGACCTGCACAG GTTACATTGCTGGATTTATAGACTCCAAAGTGAGCAATAGACCGGATCTATATGATGTGTATGTGAATTTGGCAGACAGTGAAATTACCATTTCCCAGCAAGCGAAAG AGGCAATGACAATGGGAAAATTGCACAAAGAAATTGGTCAACTCattgttcagtctgcagaagatcCAGATAAATCAGATAGTCAAGTCATTAAG GATATTTCACTGAAGACAAAGGAAATTTTGACTAATCTGGCATCATTTACTGAAGTTTCTGATGATGGTGAGAAACCGACACTTAACTTTGAATCCCTAAAACAAAAGCGATATCCACCCGCTACAGAAAACTTTCTTTATCATCTAGCAGCTGCTGAACAAATGCTTAAGATATGA
- the DENND10 gene encoding DENN domain-containing protein 10 isoform X4 — MMESYIAVLTKGICQSEENGSFLSKDFDARKAYLAGSIKDIVSQFGMETVILFTALMLKKRIVVYHPRIEVIQEFTRTLPALVWHRQDWSILHSYVHLNDDELEALKTCTGYIAGFIDSKVSNRPDLYDVYVNLADSEITISQQAKEAMTMGKLHKEIGQLIVQSAEDPDKSDSQVIKDISLKTKEILTNLASFTEVSDDGEKPTLNFESLKQKRYPPATENFLYHLAAAEQMLKI; from the exons ATGATGGAGAGTTACATTGCAGTTCTTACAAAGGGGATCTGCCAGAGTGAAGAAAATGGATCGTTCCTCAGCAAAGATTTTGATGCCCGAAAGGCTTACCTTGCAGGTTCAAtcaaag ATATAGTATCTCAGTTTGGTATGGAAACAGTTATCCTATTCACTGCACTGATGTTAAAGAAAAGAATTGTTGTATATCACCCAAGAATAGAAGTCATCCAGGAGTTTACCAG GACTCTACCTGCTTTAGTGTGGCATCGACAGGACTGGTCAATTCTTCATTCGTATGTTCATCTAAATGATGATGAACTGGAAGCATTAAAGACCTGCACAG GTTACATTGCTGGATTTATAGACTCCAAAGTGAGCAATAGACCGGATCTATATGATGTGTATGTGAATTTGGCAGACAGTGAAATTACCATTTCCCAGCAAGCGAAAG AGGCAATGACAATGGGAAAATTGCACAAAGAAATTGGTCAACTCattgttcagtctgcagaagatcCAGATAAATCAGATAGTCAAGTCATTAAG GATATTTCACTGAAGACAAAGGAAATTTTGACTAATCTGGCATCATTTACTGAAGTTTCTGATGATGGTGAGAAACCGACACTTAACTTTGAATCCCTAAAACAAAAGCGATATCCACCCGCTACAGAAAACTTTCTTTATCATCTAGCAGCTGCTGAACAAATGCTTAAGATATGA
- the DENND10 gene encoding DENN domain-containing protein 10 isoform X3, with product MRDLLLRKCCLTDENKLLHTFVFGQYRRSWFYITTVEVQDSSVLKKVTHFSIVLTAKDFNPEKYAAFTRILCRIYLKHGSPVKMMESYIAVLTKGICQSEENGSFLSKDFDARKAYLAGSIKDIVSQFGMETVILFTALMLKKRIVVYHPRIEVIQEFTRTLPALVWHRQDWSILHSYVHLNDDELEALKTCTGYIAGFIDSKVSNRPDLYDVYVNLADSEITISQQAKEAMTMGKLHKEIGQLIVQSAEDPDKSDSQVIKDISLKTKEILTNLASFTEVSDDGEKPTLNFESLKQKRYPPATENFLYHLAAAEQMLKI from the exons ATGAGGGATCTATTGCTGAGAAAATGCTGCCTTACAGATGAAAATAAACTGCTTCACACCTTTGTATTTGGCCAGTATAGAAGATCATGGTTCTATATCACAACAGTGGAAGTTCAAGATTCTTCAGTCTTGAAAAAG GTGACTCACTTTTCTATTGTTCTGACTGCCAAAGATTTTAACCCGGAGAAATATGCAGCCTTCACTAGGATATTGTGTAG AATCTACCTGAAGCATGGAAGTCCAGTTAAAATGATGGAGAGTTACATTGCAGTTCTTACAAAGGGGATCTGCCAGAGTGAAGAAAATGGATCGTTCCTCAGCAAAGATTTTGATGCCCGAAAGGCTTACCTTGCAGGTTCAAtcaaag ATATAGTATCTCAGTTTGGTATGGAAACAGTTATCCTATTCACTGCACTGATGTTAAAGAAAAGAATTGTTGTATATCACCCAAGAATAGAAGTCATCCAGGAGTTTACCAG GACTCTACCTGCTTTAGTGTGGCATCGACAGGACTGGTCAATTCTTCATTCGTATGTTCATCTAAATGATGATGAACTGGAAGCATTAAAGACCTGCACAG GTTACATTGCTGGATTTATAGACTCCAAAGTGAGCAATAGACCGGATCTATATGATGTGTATGTGAATTTGGCAGACAGTGAAATTACCATTTCCCAGCAAGCGAAAG AGGCAATGACAATGGGAAAATTGCACAAAGAAATTGGTCAACTCattgttcagtctgcagaagatcCAGATAAATCAGATAGTCAAGTCATTAAG GATATTTCACTGAAGACAAAGGAAATTTTGACTAATCTGGCATCATTTACTGAAGTTTCTGATGATGGTGAGAAACCGACACTTAACTTTGAATCCCTAAAACAAAAGCGATATCCACCCGCTACAGAAAACTTTCTTTATCATCTAGCAGCTGCTGAACAAATGCTTAAGATATGA
- the DENND10 gene encoding DENN domain-containing protein 10 isoform X1, with product MAEPEIQLLLGVGLIEKDTNGDTLWVWCYPSTTAEMRDLLLRKCCLTDENKLLHTFVFGQYRRSWFYITTVEVQDSSVLKKVTHFSIVLTAKDFNPEKYAAFTRILCRIYLKHGSPVKMMESYIAVLTKGICQSEENGSFLSKDFDARKAYLAGSIKDIVSQFGMETVILFTALMLKKRIVVYHPRIEVIQEFTRTLPALVWHRQDWSILHSYVHLNDDELEALKTCTGYIAGFIDSKVSNRPDLYDVYVNLADSEITISQQAKEAMTMGKLHKEIGQLIVQSAEDPDKSDSQVIKDISLKTKEILTNLASFTEVSDDGEKPTLNFESLKQKRYPPATENFLYHLAAAEQMLKI from the exons ATGGCAGAGCCGGAGATTCAGCTGCTGCTAGGCGTGGGGCTGATTG AAAAAGACACCAATGGAGATACTCTGTGGGTATGGTGTTATCCTTCCACCACAGCTGAAATGAGGGATCTATTGCTGAGAAAATGCTGCCTTACAGATGAAAATAAACTGCTTCACACCTTTGTATTTGGCCAGTATAGAAGATCATGGTTCTATATCACAACAGTGGAAGTTCAAGATTCTTCAGTCTTGAAAAAG GTGACTCACTTTTCTATTGTTCTGACTGCCAAAGATTTTAACCCGGAGAAATATGCAGCCTTCACTAGGATATTGTGTAG AATCTACCTGAAGCATGGAAGTCCAGTTAAAATGATGGAGAGTTACATTGCAGTTCTTACAAAGGGGATCTGCCAGAGTGAAGAAAATGGATCGTTCCTCAGCAAAGATTTTGATGCCCGAAAGGCTTACCTTGCAGGTTCAAtcaaag ATATAGTATCTCAGTTTGGTATGGAAACAGTTATCCTATTCACTGCACTGATGTTAAAGAAAAGAATTGTTGTATATCACCCAAGAATAGAAGTCATCCAGGAGTTTACCAG GACTCTACCTGCTTTAGTGTGGCATCGACAGGACTGGTCAATTCTTCATTCGTATGTTCATCTAAATGATGATGAACTGGAAGCATTAAAGACCTGCACAG GTTACATTGCTGGATTTATAGACTCCAAAGTGAGCAATAGACCGGATCTATATGATGTGTATGTGAATTTGGCAGACAGTGAAATTACCATTTCCCAGCAAGCGAAAG AGGCAATGACAATGGGAAAATTGCACAAAGAAATTGGTCAACTCattgttcagtctgcagaagatcCAGATAAATCAGATAGTCAAGTCATTAAG GATATTTCACTGAAGACAAAGGAAATTTTGACTAATCTGGCATCATTTACTGAAGTTTCTGATGATGGTGAGAAACCGACACTTAACTTTGAATCCCTAAAACAAAAGCGATATCCACCCGCTACAGAAAACTTTCTTTATCATCTAGCAGCTGCTGAACAAATGCTTAAGATATGA